Proteins encoded together in one Kitasatospora albolonga window:
- a CDS encoding EamA family transporter — MSMPAVSALPVGRSLLYLVVAGVAWGTAGAAASLIFRVSDLGPLALSFWRCAGGLVLLAGALALRPRRAPRRPEPQSRRLLRVLGTGVGLTVFQSAYFAAVDVTGLAVGTVVTLGAGPVLIAVGARVLLGERLGWGGLAAVAGALAGLAVLVLGGEGGEVVPAGVLLALLSASGYAAITLLTRWLGRDGGGGDALTTSAWAFGVGAVGLLPMAAAEGLVPHTAETGQVLWLLFYVAAVPTALAYALYFAGAAAVRSATVSVIMLLEPVSAAVIAVTVLRERLTAATVVGTLLLLAAVAGLAAAEARGAAAARRRENGAEAVAV, encoded by the coding sequence ATGTCCATGCCCGCTGTTTCCGCGCTGCCCGTCGGGCGGAGCCTGCTGTATCTCGTCGTCGCCGGAGTCGCCTGGGGCACCGCCGGTGCGGCGGCCTCCCTGATCTTCCGGGTCAGCGATCTCGGCCCCCTCGCCCTGTCCTTCTGGCGCTGCGCCGGGGGCCTCGTCCTGCTGGCGGGGGCGCTCGCCCTGCGTCCCCGCCGTGCGCCCCGGCGGCCCGAGCCCCAAAGCCGCCGGCTGCTGCGCGTCCTGGGGACGGGGGTGGGGCTGACCGTGTTCCAGAGCGCGTACTTCGCGGCGGTGGACGTCACCGGTCTCGCCGTCGGGACCGTCGTCACCCTGGGCGCCGGGCCCGTCCTGATCGCCGTCGGTGCGCGCGTGCTGCTGGGCGAACGCCTCGGCTGGGGCGGTCTCGCCGCCGTGGCGGGCGCGCTGGCCGGTCTCGCCGTGCTCGTCCTGGGGGGTGAGGGCGGCGAGGTCGTCCCGGCCGGGGTGCTGCTCGCGCTCCTGTCCGCCTCCGGATACGCGGCGATCACCCTGCTCACCCGGTGGCTCGGGCGGGACGGCGGCGGTGGTGACGCGCTGACCACCAGCGCCTGGGCGTTCGGCGTCGGAGCGGTCGGGCTGCTGCCCATGGCGGCCGCCGAAGGGCTCGTGCCGCACACCGCCGAGACCGGGCAGGTGCTGTGGCTGCTCTTCTACGTGGCGGCGGTGCCCACCGCGCTCGCGTACGCGCTGTACTTCGCGGGGGCCGCGGCCGTCCGCTCGGCGACCGTCTCCGTGATCATGCTCCTGGAGCCGGTGAGCGCCGCGGTCATCGCGGTGACCGTCCTGCGGGAGCGGCTGACGGCGGCCACCGTCGTCGGCACCCTGCTCCTGCTGGCCGCCGTGGCCGGGCTGGCGGCGGCCGAGGCGCGGGGGGCCGCTGCCGCGCGCCGGAGGGAGAACGGGGCCGAGGCCGTGGCGGTGTAG
- a CDS encoding LysR family transcriptional regulator — translation MLNLERLRTLDALARHGSVSGAAGGLHVTTSAVSQQMAKLEREVGQQLLTRNGRGVRLTDAGRLLADHAARILSQVELAQSDIEAQRGEVVGEVMLSAFPTAARGLLPATLLALRAGHPELRVRTRELEPEQGLLAVLRGDVDVAVVLDWSNKRLPVPGGLTKAELLDDAPDIAMPAGHPLAGRAEVELEDFAQDEWVSWPEGEFCYEWLVFTLRSRGIEPRISHLAGEHHTQLALIAAGFGVCVAPRLGRGPVPEGVSLVPVRQTVRRHIHAVWRTDADRRPSVRATVDALRAVGERVAGGAPATG, via the coding sequence ATGTTGAATCTGGAGCGGCTGCGCACCCTGGACGCCCTCGCCCGGCACGGCTCGGTGAGCGGGGCCGCCGGAGGGCTGCATGTCACCACATCGGCGGTCTCGCAGCAGATGGCCAAGCTGGAGCGCGAGGTCGGCCAGCAGCTGCTGACCCGGAACGGCCGGGGGGTCCGCCTCACCGACGCGGGCCGGCTGCTCGCGGACCACGCCGCCCGTATCCTGTCGCAGGTGGAGCTGGCCCAGTCCGACATCGAGGCCCAGCGGGGCGAGGTGGTCGGCGAGGTGATGCTCTCCGCCTTCCCCACGGCGGCGCGCGGACTGCTGCCCGCCACACTGCTCGCCCTGCGCGCCGGCCATCCGGAACTGAGGGTGCGGACGCGGGAGCTGGAGCCCGAGCAAGGGCTCCTCGCCGTGCTGCGGGGCGATGTCGACGTGGCCGTGGTGCTCGACTGGAGCAACAAGCGGCTGCCCGTGCCCGGTGGTCTGACCAAGGCCGAACTCCTCGACGACGCACCGGACATCGCCATGCCCGCCGGGCATCCGCTGGCGGGCCGGGCCGAAGTGGAGCTGGAGGACTTCGCGCAGGACGAGTGGGTCTCCTGGCCGGAGGGGGAATTCTGTTACGAGTGGCTCGTGTTCACCCTGCGCTCCCGGGGCATCGAGCCGCGCATCTCCCATCTGGCTGGGGAGCACCACACCCAACTGGCCCTGATCGCCGCCGGGTTCGGTGTCTGCGTGGCGCCACGGCTGGGCCGGGGCCCGGTCCCCGAAGGGGTCTCCCTGGTGCCGGTGCGGCAGACCGTGCGCCGCCACATCCATGCCGTCTGGCGTACGGACGCCGACCGCCGTCCCTCGGTCCGGGCCACGGTCGACGCGCTGCGGGCGGTGGGGGAGCGGGTGGCGGGCGGGGCTCCGGCCACCGGGTGA
- a CDS encoding pyridoxamine 5-phosphate oxidase, with protein MTDTQRRGRRIMMTPGERDAYLREQRTCRVATLAADGPPHIGALWFVWDGSSLWLYSITRSLRWSQLREDPRLAVVVDDGETYDELRGVELAGTVRFVGEAPRTGEPCAELDVPERLFPAKYFGMTEMPHDGRHAWLRLTPDTVTSWDFRKLAELGR; from the coding sequence ATGACCGACACCCAGCGCCGCGGCCGCCGGATCATGATGACCCCCGGGGAGCGGGACGCCTATCTCCGCGAGCAGCGCACCTGCCGGGTCGCCACCCTCGCCGCCGACGGGCCTCCGCACATCGGCGCGCTCTGGTTCGTCTGGGACGGCTCCTCGCTCTGGCTGTACTCCATCACCCGCAGCCTGCGCTGGTCCCAGCTGCGCGAGGACCCGCGGCTCGCCGTCGTGGTCGACGACGGCGAGACGTACGACGAACTGCGCGGTGTGGAGCTGGCCGGTACGGTCCGGTTCGTCGGCGAGGCTCCGCGTACGGGTGAGCCGTGCGCCGAACTCGACGTACCGGAGCGACTGTTCCCCGCGAAGTACTTCGGGATGACGGAGATGCCGCACGACGGCCGGCACGCCTGGCTGCGGCTCACCCCGGACACCGTCACCTCGTGGGACTTCCGCAAACTCGCGGAGCTGGGGCGGTAG
- a CDS encoding EamA family transporter — protein MPPLPPAPAARRPAVDWRIRFAALSLIWGFSFLLIKVGTEGYAPFQVTLGRLLAGTAVLAVAMAVRRERLPRSARTWGHITVAAFFLNALPFSLFSYAELTIPSTLAGICNATSPLWGMALSVVALSEDRPTRRRVAGLGIGFLGVLTVLGAWQGFSGLDLPGTGMALLASFSYAVGWIYVRRTLAGTGSSTLTLTGSQLFVGTLQLAVVTPVFTSAPDSFPVLPTLSVLALGALGTGLAVLLQYGLVQEVGPTTGQMVTYFIPVIATAAGVTLLGEQLTWNTPVGAVIVLAGAALTQSRPSAAARPRPRTPDVRPERLSRT, from the coding sequence GTGCCCCCTCTTCCGCCCGCTCCCGCCGCCCGGCGCCCCGCCGTGGACTGGCGCATCCGGTTCGCCGCGCTCTCCCTCATCTGGGGGTTCAGCTTCCTGCTCATCAAGGTGGGCACCGAGGGGTACGCGCCGTTCCAGGTCACCCTGGGCAGGCTGCTCGCCGGGACCGCCGTGCTGGCCGTCGCGATGGCGGTGCGCCGCGAGCGGCTGCCGCGCTCGGCCCGGACCTGGGGGCACATCACGGTGGCGGCGTTCTTCCTCAACGCCCTGCCGTTCTCCCTCTTCTCCTACGCCGAGCTGACGATCCCCTCCACCCTCGCCGGTATCTGCAACGCGACCTCGCCCCTGTGGGGCATGGCCCTCTCGGTGGTCGCCCTCTCCGAGGACCGCCCGACCCGCCGCCGGGTCGCGGGCCTGGGCATCGGCTTCCTCGGCGTCCTGACCGTCCTGGGTGCCTGGCAGGGCTTCTCCGGCCTGGACCTGCCGGGTACGGGCATGGCGCTGCTGGCCTCGTTCAGCTACGCGGTCGGCTGGATCTACGTCCGCCGTACGCTGGCGGGGACCGGCTCGTCGACGCTGACGCTCACCGGCAGCCAGCTCTTCGTGGGGACGCTCCAACTGGCCGTGGTGACCCCGGTGTTCACCTCCGCACCGGACTCGTTCCCGGTCCTGCCCACCCTGTCCGTCCTGGCGCTGGGCGCGCTCGGCACGGGCCTCGCGGTGCTGCTCCAGTACGGGCTGGTCCAGGAGGTGGGCCCGACGACCGGGCAGATGGTCACCTACTTCATCCCGGTGATCGCCACGGCGGCGGGCGTGACCCTGCTGGGCGAGCAGCTGACCTGGAACACCCCGGTGGGCGCGGTGATCGTGCTGGCCGGAGCGGCCCTCACCCAGAGCCGCCCGTCGGCCGCCGCCCGCCCCCGGCCCCGTACGCCGGACGTCCGGCCGGAGCGCCTCAGCCGTACATGA
- a CDS encoding GntR family transcriptional regulator: MLGEYRISGRRASEIAASVERGVGSGELAPGHVLPPLRELAARLEVNPNTVAAAYRTLRERGVIETAGRRGSRVRARPASTPRGSLRIEAPPGVRDLGEGNPDPALLPPLGPALAAAAAIDAEHPGLYGEEPVVPEFAAYARGAMDADGVPEGPVAVTSGSLDAIERVLAAHLRPGDTVAVEDPGWGSVLDLVPALGLRAVPVGVDDDGPLVADVERVLRAGARALVVTDRAQNPTGASVGEGRARELRAVLARHPDVLLIEDDHGHAIVDLPLHPLAGTTDHWAFVRSAAKAYGPDLRVAVLTGDPVTVDRVGGRQRLGPGWVSRLLQRAVLHLWTSDAVDTAAVARSYGERRDALVRALAERGVAARGRSGMNVWVPVSDETGAVTRLLRAGWAAAPGARFRVATPQAVRLTVSRLGAADIGPLADAVAAAAGPARPVTYG; this comes from the coding sequence GTGCTAGGAGAGTATCGGATCAGTGGGCGGCGCGCATCGGAGATCGCCGCCAGTGTGGAGCGCGGGGTCGGCTCCGGAGAGCTCGCGCCCGGTCATGTGCTGCCTCCCCTGCGGGAGTTGGCCGCCCGCCTGGAGGTCAATCCGAATACGGTGGCCGCCGCCTACCGGACCCTGCGCGAGCGCGGAGTGATCGAGACGGCGGGCCGCCGGGGGAGCCGGGTGCGGGCGCGCCCCGCCAGCACGCCCCGCGGCTCCCTGCGGATCGAGGCGCCGCCGGGCGTACGCGACCTCGGCGAGGGCAACCCCGATCCGGCCCTGCTGCCGCCCCTCGGCCCGGCGCTCGCCGCGGCCGCCGCGATCGACGCCGAACACCCCGGTCTGTACGGGGAGGAGCCCGTGGTCCCGGAGTTCGCCGCGTACGCGCGGGGCGCGATGGACGCCGACGGGGTGCCGGAGGGGCCCGTCGCCGTGACCTCCGGCTCCCTCGACGCCATCGAACGGGTGCTCGCCGCGCATCTGCGGCCGGGGGACACGGTGGCGGTGGAGGACCCGGGGTGGGGCAGTGTGCTCGACCTCGTCCCCGCGCTCGGGCTGCGTGCCGTACCGGTCGGGGTGGACGACGACGGGCCGCTGGTCGCGGACGTGGAGCGGGTGCTGCGGGCCGGGGCGCGGGCGCTCGTCGTCACCGACCGGGCGCAGAACCCGACCGGGGCCTCGGTGGGCGAGGGCCGCGCCCGGGAGCTGAGGGCCGTGCTCGCCCGCCACCCGGACGTGCTGCTGATCGAGGACGACCACGGCCACGCCATCGTCGACCTGCCGCTGCACCCGCTGGCGGGCACCACGGACCACTGGGCGTTCGTCCGGTCGGCGGCCAAGGCGTACGGGCCCGATCTGCGGGTCGCCGTACTCACTGGCGACCCGGTCACGGTCGACCGGGTCGGGGGGCGGCAGCGGCTGGGGCCCGGCTGGGTCAGCCGGCTGCTCCAGCGTGCGGTGCTCCACCTGTGGACCTCGGACGCCGTGGACACCGCCGCTGTCGCCCGGTCGTACGGAGAGCGCCGCGACGCCCTCGTACGGGCGCTGGCGGAGCGGGGGGTGGCGGCTCGCGGGCGCAGCGGGATGAACGTGTGGGTGCCCGTCAGCGACGAGACCGGGGCCGTCACCCGGCTGCTGCGCGCGGGGTGGGCGGCGGCCCCCGGCGCGCGCTTCCGGGTGGCCACGCCCCAGGCGGTGCGGCTCACCGTCTCCCGGCTGGGCGCGGCGGACATCGGGCCGCTGGCCGACGCGGTGGCGGCGGCGGCCGGACCGGCGCGGCCGGTCACGTACGGGTGA